One stretch of Streptomyces sp. 135 DNA includes these proteins:
- a CDS encoding MFS transporter: MPFTAMRRAVTESVSGLPRAFWWLWISTLVNRLGAFVATFMALYLTLERGYSASYAGLVAALHGLGGVVSSLGAGVMTDRLGRRPTLLIAQASTALSVAVLGFMEHPVAIAGVAFLVGMASNASRPAVQAMMADIVRPEDRVRAFSLNYWAINLGFAISSAGAGFIASYSYRAGFLIEAAMTMVCAVVVFMKLPESRPVRTAQEKAAEPVVGLGTVLRDGRFMGVVGLSFLVALIFQQGSVGLPVAMGEAGFTPADYGLAIAVNGVLIVALQIPVTRFIEHRDPRRLLVISSVVAGYGFGLTAFAGSVGVFALTVCVWTLAEIVNAPTQTGLVVALSPTHGRGRYQGMYTMSWSVAALVAPLMSGFMIDRFGAEWLWAACAVLGTVAALGYWGLMRGLPDEGLAEGSAQSPAKDPAEGSAQSPAENPAENPVENPVEGGAVSAAGSVAPRTDSAAAPRP, encoded by the coding sequence ATGCCCTTCACCGCCATGAGACGTGCCGTCACCGAGAGCGTGTCGGGGCTTCCGCGCGCCTTCTGGTGGCTGTGGATCAGCACCCTGGTCAACCGGCTCGGCGCCTTCGTCGCCACGTTCATGGCGCTGTACCTCACCCTGGAGCGGGGCTACTCCGCCTCGTACGCCGGTCTCGTCGCCGCGCTGCACGGGCTCGGCGGCGTCGTGTCCTCCCTGGGCGCGGGCGTGATGACGGACCGGCTCGGGCGGCGGCCCACGCTGCTGATCGCGCAGGCCTCGACGGCGCTCTCCGTGGCGGTGCTCGGGTTCATGGAGCACCCGGTGGCGATCGCGGGCGTCGCCTTCCTCGTGGGCATGGCGAGCAACGCGTCGCGGCCCGCCGTGCAGGCGATGATGGCGGACATCGTGCGGCCCGAGGACCGGGTGCGGGCCTTCTCCCTCAACTACTGGGCCATCAACCTCGGTTTCGCCATCTCCTCCGCCGGCGCCGGGTTCATCGCCTCGTACAGCTACCGCGCCGGGTTCCTGATCGAGGCCGCGATGACGATGGTCTGCGCGGTCGTCGTCTTCATGAAGCTGCCGGAGTCGCGGCCCGTGCGGACGGCGCAGGAGAAGGCCGCCGAGCCGGTGGTCGGGCTCGGGACCGTGCTGCGGGACGGGCGGTTCATGGGCGTGGTGGGGCTGTCGTTCCTCGTCGCGCTGATCTTCCAGCAGGGGTCCGTGGGGCTGCCGGTCGCGATGGGCGAGGCCGGCTTCACGCCCGCCGACTACGGGCTCGCGATCGCCGTGAACGGCGTGCTGATCGTCGCGCTGCAGATCCCGGTCACGCGGTTCATCGAACACCGCGATCCGCGACGGCTGTTGGTGATCTCCTCCGTAGTCGCCGGGTACGGCTTCGGGCTGACCGCCTTCGCCGGGTCCGTCGGGGTCTTCGCGCTGACGGTCTGCGTGTGGACGCTCGCCGAGATCGTCAACGCGCCGACGCAGACCGGCCTCGTCGTCGCGCTCTCCCCCACCCACGGGCGCGGGCGCTACCAGGGCATGTACACGATGTCGTGGTCCGTGGCCGCGCTCGTCGCCCCGCTGATGTCCGGGTTCATGATCGACCGGTTCGGCGCGGAGTGGCTGTGGGCGGCGTGCGCGGTGCTCGGGACGGTGGCGGCGCTGGGGTACTGGGGGCTGATGCGGGGCCTTCCGGATGAGGGCCTGGCGGAGGGCTCGGCGCAGAGCCCGGCGAAGGACCCGGCGGAGGGCTCGGCGCAGAGCCCGGCGGAGAACCCGGCGGAGAACCCGGTGGAGAACCCGGTGGAGGGCGGCGCGGTCAGTGCCGCGGGGTCCGTTGCGCCTCGTACAGATTCCGCGGCCGCACCGCGTCCGTAG
- a CDS encoding glycoside hydrolase family 55 protein, with the protein MAHPTRRVLLGGATAAAAAATIAPTARAAAPALQTPTLWREFTRAPYTHPQIPYIGRSGFRTGRHPFPRHHRVLDAHRYGATPDGTSDAAPAINRALAEAGRSGGGTVLLRPGTYRVDDVIRIAHDHVTLRGAGSARTTLLATKNLTELIGPYGSRYGGDKSSWSWAGGLIWLCPEARWESLTAAIKAKAWPFEGWTGNRRDEWRTLTTVRPAHRGSWSVRVTDASRLRKGDLVLLRLADDADHTLLEHMAGDGAGARAYTWDDKTKLTSYVPYEWPVRIAAVDPGRRAVTFERPLPLDIRPSWEPRLTTHVPALTGSGVEALTLEAVETPQSPHLLDKGHNGVTFQCAYDCWADDIVVRHVDNGFGLVAASACTLRRTRVAGRGSHHPYFCREGSHDNLVDDFRIDARTTPAPPGTQLHGINVEGLSSYNVWSRGHMEMGTFDSHRGMPFANVRTDITVENNGRHGGDASAGPLFGARFTHWNIRVTNGRAGLVKLDDLAPHSATVGLNTVREFDQIDVPDFTGDLNTRLELYSTTDAVRPRNLYEAQRTPRH; encoded by the coding sequence ATGGCTCACCCCACCAGACGCGTCCTGCTCGGCGGCGCGACAGCGGCCGCGGCGGCCGCGACAATCGCCCCCACTGCCCGCGCGGCCGCACCCGCCCTCCAAACGCCCACCCTCTGGCGTGAGTTCACCCGGGCCCCTTACACACACCCCCAGATCCCCTACATAGGCCGCTCCGGCTTCCGTACGGGACGACACCCCTTCCCCCGCCACCACCGCGTCCTCGACGCCCACCGCTACGGCGCCACCCCCGACGGCACGTCCGACGCGGCCCCCGCCATCAACCGCGCCCTCGCCGAAGCGGGCAGGAGCGGCGGCGGCACGGTCCTCCTGCGGCCAGGCACCTACCGCGTCGACGACGTCATCCGCATCGCCCACGACCACGTCACGCTCCGCGGCGCGGGCAGCGCCCGCACCACCCTCCTCGCCACGAAGAACCTCACCGAGCTGATCGGCCCCTACGGCTCACGCTACGGCGGCGACAAGTCCAGCTGGTCCTGGGCCGGCGGCCTCATCTGGCTCTGCCCGGAGGCCCGTTGGGAGTCGCTGACCGCCGCCATCAAGGCCAAGGCCTGGCCCTTCGAGGGCTGGACCGGCAACAGGCGCGACGAGTGGCGGACCCTCACCACCGTCCGCCCGGCCCACCGAGGCTCCTGGTCGGTGCGGGTCACCGACGCCTCCCGCCTCCGCAAGGGCGACCTCGTACTCCTGCGCCTCGCCGACGACGCCGACCACACGCTCCTGGAGCACATGGCGGGCGACGGCGCGGGCGCACGCGCGTACACCTGGGACGACAAGACGAAGCTCACCTCGTACGTCCCCTACGAGTGGCCCGTAAGGATCGCGGCCGTCGACCCCGGCAGGCGCGCGGTCACCTTCGAGCGCCCCCTGCCCCTCGACATACGCCCCTCATGGGAGCCCCGCCTCACCACCCACGTCCCGGCCCTGACCGGCTCGGGCGTCGAGGCGCTCACCCTGGAGGCCGTCGAGACCCCTCAGTCCCCGCACCTCCTCGACAAGGGCCACAACGGCGTCACGTTCCAGTGCGCGTACGACTGCTGGGCCGACGACATCGTCGTACGCCATGTGGACAACGGCTTCGGCCTGGTGGCCGCCTCCGCCTGCACCCTGCGCCGCACGCGCGTGGCGGGCCGCGGCTCGCACCACCCGTACTTCTGCCGCGAGGGCTCGCACGACAACCTCGTCGACGACTTCAGGATCGACGCCCGCACGACCCCGGCCCCGCCCGGCACCCAGCTGCACGGCATCAACGTGGAGGGCCTCTCCTCCTACAACGTCTGGTCGCGCGGCCACATGGAGATGGGCACCTTCGACAGCCACCGCGGGATGCCGTTCGCGAACGTACGTACGGACATCACCGTCGAGAACAACGGCCGGCACGGCGGCGACGCGAGCGCGGGACCCCTCTTCGGCGCCCGCTTCACCCACTGGAACATCCGCGTCACCAACGGACGCGCGGGCCTCGTGAAGCTCGACGACCTCGCGCCCCACAGCGCCACGGTCGGTCTCAACACCGTCCGTGAGTTCGACCAGATCGACGTCCCCGACTTCACCGGCGACCTGAACACGCGCCTTGAGCTGTACAGCACTACGGACGCGGTGCGGCCGCGGAATCTGTACGAGGCGCAACGGACCCCGCGGCACTGA
- a CDS encoding phosphoglyceromutase: MADAPYKLILLRHGESEWNAKNLFTGWVDVNLNEKGEKEAVRGGELLKDAGLLPDVVHTSLQKRAIRTAQLALEAADRLWIPVHRSWRLNERHYGALQGKDKAQTLAEFGEEQFMLWRRSYDTPPPPLDRDAEYSQFSDPRYATLPPELRPQTECLKDVVVRMLPYWFDGIVPDLLTGRTVLVAAHGNSLRALVKHLDGISDADIAGLNIPTGIPLSYELDAEFKPLNPGGTYLDPEAAKAAIEAVKNQGKKK; encoded by the coding sequence ATGGCCGACGCACCGTACAAGCTGATCCTCCTCCGCCACGGCGAGAGCGAATGGAACGCGAAGAACCTGTTCACCGGCTGGGTGGACGTCAACCTCAACGAGAAGGGCGAGAAGGAGGCGGTCCGCGGCGGTGAGCTGCTCAAGGACGCCGGCCTGCTCCCCGACGTGGTCCACACGTCGCTCCAGAAGCGCGCGATCCGCACCGCGCAGCTCGCGCTGGAGGCGGCCGACCGCCTCTGGATCCCGGTGCACCGCTCGTGGCGCCTGAACGAGCGCCACTACGGCGCCCTCCAGGGCAAGGACAAGGCCCAGACGCTGGCCGAGTTCGGCGAGGAGCAGTTCATGCTCTGGCGCCGCTCGTACGACACCCCGCCGCCGCCGCTGGACCGCGACGCGGAGTACTCCCAGTTCTCCGACCCCCGCTACGCGACGCTCCCGCCCGAGCTGCGCCCCCAGACGGAGTGCCTGAAGGACGTCGTCGTCCGCATGCTCCCGTACTGGTTCGACGGCATCGTCCCGGACCTTCTCACGGGCAGGACGGTCCTGGTAGCGGCCCACGGCAACAGCCTCCGCGCCCTGGTCAAGCACCTGGACGGCATCTCCGACGCGGACATCGCGGGCCTGAACATCCCCACGGGCATCCCGCTCTCGTACGAACTGGACGCCGAATTCAAGCCCCTGAACCCGGGCGGCACCTACCTCGACCCGGAGGCCGCGAAGGCGGCGATCGAGGCGGTCAAGAACCAGGGCAAGAAGAAGTAA
- a CDS encoding mobile element transfer protein, whose product MSANRRFRSVTRIGPLRVSTSYDGRGREKHTAACTAPCCGFSADYDSRAAAEPAARTHRCPVR is encoded by the coding sequence GTGAGCGCAAACCGCCGCTTCCGCTCCGTCACCCGCATCGGCCCCCTCCGGGTCAGCACTTCCTACGACGGTCGCGGCCGGGAGAAGCACACCGCAGCCTGTACGGCTCCGTGCTGCGGCTTCTCCGCCGACTATGACAGCCGGGCCGCCGCCGAGCCGGCCGCCCGTACCCACCGCTGCCCCGTCCGCTGA
- a CDS encoding WGxxGxxG family protein, with the protein MGSTALQGALWCLPGLRASPNSLYMGRKPSLWVIQGGIMRRVTIGALLAATLLAGPTAVTAAAQTPVVAQAATVQATQSQAQADDNKDDDDGGWGLWGLAGLLGLLGLIPRRQKTHDTGTRRGTGTGGAHPDDRL; encoded by the coding sequence ATGGGCTCTACCGCGCTTCAGGGAGCGCTGTGGTGCCTGCCGGGGTTGCGCGCCTCACCGAATTCACTCTATATGGGTAGAAAGCCCAGTCTATGGGTCATCCAAGGAGGAATTATGCGTCGCGTGACTATCGGTGCTCTACTGGCCGCCACTCTCCTCGCGGGCCCCACTGCGGTCACCGCAGCAGCGCAGACGCCGGTGGTGGCCCAGGCAGCCACCGTGCAGGCCACCCAGAGTCAAGCGCAGGCTGACGACAACAAGGACGATGACGATGGGGGATGGGGTCTCTGGGGTCTCGCCGGTCTTCTGGGTCTGCTCGGTCTCATCCCTCGTCGGCAGAAGACACACGACACGGGAACTCGTCGCGGCACAGGGACCGGTGGCGCGCACCCGGATGATCGTCTTTGA
- a CDS encoding YbjN domain-containing protein, with amino-acid sequence MEADVDTATIIERTLDDAELEWESPEPGSYVVKLPGTRKLSTTLSMIVGKHSLSLNAFVIRHPDENHEAVHRWLLERNLRLYGVSYAIDSLGDIYLAGKLPLAAVTPAELDRLLGAVLSASDDSFNTLLELGFASAIRKEYEWRVSRGESTRNLDAFTHLTQPKG; translated from the coding sequence ATGGAGGCGGACGTGGACACCGCGACGATCATCGAGCGGACACTGGACGACGCCGAGCTGGAGTGGGAGAGCCCCGAGCCGGGCTCCTACGTAGTGAAGCTCCCCGGCACCCGCAAACTGTCGACGACCCTGTCGATGATCGTGGGCAAGCACTCGCTGTCCCTGAACGCGTTCGTGATCCGCCACCCCGACGAGAACCACGAGGCGGTCCACCGCTGGCTGCTCGAGCGGAACCTCCGCCTCTACGGCGTGAGTTACGCGATCGACTCCCTCGGCGACATCTACCTGGCCGGCAAGCTGCCGCTCGCCGCGGTCACCCCCGCCGAACTGGACCGCCTCCTCGGCGCGGTCCTCTCCGCCTCGGACGACTCCTTCAACACGCTCCTGGAGCTGGGTTTCGCGTCGGCGATCCGCAAGGAGTACGAGTGGAGGGTTTCGCGGGGGGAGTCCACCCGGAACCTCGACGCGTTCACGCATCTGACCCAGCCCAAGGGGTAG